In bacterium, the sequence GTGAACGGGGCGGAGCACTTGCGGGTCGGCGTGACGGAGTATGACCCCGCCACCCCCCATGCGCCCCATCGCCATCCCGGGCAGGAGGAGGTCATCTGGGTGCTCTCGGGGAAGGGCTATACCGAGACCCACGGCAAGAGGATGGATCTCTATCCCGGCGCGGTGGCCTACATCCCCGCGGGGCTGGAACACAAGACCGCGGCCGTGGAGGGCAAGATGACGGCGATCATCATGAAGGGTCCGGCGAAGGACGCCGAGGGGGTGGTCTCCTAGGAGCGCCCCGCAGAAAGAATGCGCAGCCGCCCCGCATCCTTCACCAGCCGCGTCCCGAGGGGCGCCGAGAGGGCGCGCATTTTTTCCGCGATATGCAGCCCCTCCCCGCGGTGGGGGGAGAGTCGGCGTGGGGCATCGAATTTTCCCGACCGGCAGGGGATGAGATAGGGCTCGGTGGCGCCCCGCCCCCCAAGCCGGCAGCCGAAGAGAAACGTCTCGCGCGTGGCCTCGGTGAAGAACGGAATCTTGAAGTCGAAGATCAAGTTGCCCATGCTGTAGACGATGGGGCAGCCCTTGTGGATCTCCACCCCCTGCACGACGTGCGGGTGGCCGCCCAGGACAAGGTGCGCTCCCGCCGCGATGGTGGCGTGGGCGATCTCCCGCTGAAAATCCCGCACATCATGGACCATGCTCGTTCCCCAGTGATGATTCACGATCACGACGTCCGCCCGCTTCCGCAGGCGGCGGATGTCCTCTCGCATCCGGCGCAGCGCGCTTTTATCGGCGAAGGTGCGAATGCGGGCCGCGGTGCCGGGATAGGCGGCGAGATCGGTGGCGGGTTCATAAAGGGTGCGCGCGGGCAAGGGGTTCACGCCGGGCCGTCGTTCCGTGGCGGCGAAGCCGGACGGGAGGATCGAGTTGAAAGCCAGGATGCCGATGGTGAGTTCCCCACGCTGGAGGAGGATGGGGCTTCGCGCCGCCTCCAGTGTCGCGCCCGCGCCGGCCGCTTCGATGCCGGTTTCCTTCATCCGGTCAAGCGTGTCGAAAAAAGCCCTTTCGCCGTAGTCGAGGGCGTGGTTGTTGGCGAAGGAGACGGCGTGGATGTTGGCTTCGGTGAGCGCGCGGGCCATCTCGGGGCGGCCGCGGA encodes:
- a CDS encoding cupin domain-containing protein is translated as VNGAEHLRVGVTEYDPATPHAPHRHPGQEEVIWVLSGKGYTETHGKRMDLYPGAVAYIPAGLEHKTAAVEGKMTAIIMKGPAKDAEGVVS
- a CDS encoding CapA family protein; its protein translation is MSISFIAGGDIALNRKSPCRAFGGLIGQLQKSDLTFVNLEAPLSARGKAEKGKILLRGRPEMARALTEANIHAVSFANNHALDYGERAFFDTLDRMKETGIEAAGAGATLEAARSPILLQRGELTIGILAFNSILPSGFAATERRPGVNPLPARTLYEPATDLAAYPGTAARIRTFADKSALRRMREDIRRLRKRADVVIVNHHWGTSMVHDVRDFQREIAHATIAAGAHLVLGGHPHVVQGVEIHKGCPIVYSMGNLIFDFKIPFFTEATRETFLFGCRLGGRGATEPYLIPCRSGKFDAPRRLSPHRGEGLHIAEKMRALSAPLGTRLVKDAGRLRILSAGRS